From the genome of Phyllostomus discolor isolate MPI-MPIP mPhyDis1 chromosome 12, mPhyDis1.pri.v3, whole genome shotgun sequence, one region includes:
- the LOC114510666 gene encoding LOW QUALITY PROTEIN: leukocyte immunoglobulin-like receptor subfamily B member 5 (The sequence of the model RefSeq protein was modified relative to this genomic sequence to represent the inferred CDS: inserted 1 base in 1 codon; deleted 1 base in 1 codon): PGTLPKPTLWAEPGHITLLRSSVTLWCQGTPQAQEFRMDKEGSPQPWSRQKSLHPGDKVNFSITHMTEYDAGKYRCSYLTHTGWSERSDPLELVVTALSSPVVTSGGTVTLQCGSRQKVDRFILTKEGENRLSWTLDSQREPGGQVQALFSVGPVTPSDRWNFRCYGYYRKRPQVWSQPSDHLELLVPGGSGKPSLLIQQGPIVGSGQSLTLQCHSDIGYDRFILSKDGGQDLHQSCVLQPQAGLSQAEFHLGIVSSTHGGQYRCYGGYNLSSEWSAPSDPLDILVAGWLPDRPSLSVQPGPSVASGEKVTLLCQSWSPSDIFFLSKEGAAXSPLTLRSQSQAQQHQADFSMGPLTSAHGGNYRCYSANHSNPYLLSQPSEPLKLLVSESQARKPESEGLCGEVVFVKWQFWLIHVITPAQGVKQPLNILIGVSVALILLFSLFLFLFLRHRCQSKGRTLDAVIKDPQPGESVELDPQLPLQAVASAAPQDSTYAQLMHLTHRRETRTPPSFPSGKSSDKPSVYAALAVH, translated from the exons CCAGGGaccctccccaaacccaccctGTGGGCTGAGCCAGGCCATATAACCTTGTTGCGGAGCTCTGTGACTCTCTGGTGTCAGGGGACCCCGCAGGCCCAGGAGTTCCGTATGGATAAAGAGGGAAGCCCACAGCCCTGGAGCAGACAGAAGTCACTGCATCCAGGGGACAAGGTCAATTTCTCCATCACACACATGACAGAGTATGATGCAGGGAAATATCGCTGCTCCTATCTCACCCACACAGGCTGGTCAGAGCGTAGTGACCCCCTGGAGCTGGTAGTGACAG CCTTGTCCAGCCCTGTCGTGACCTCAGGAGGGACTGTGACCCTCCAGTGTGGCTCACGGCAGAAAGTTGACAGGTTTATTCTTactaaggaaggagaaaacaggcTCTCCTGGACCCTAGACTCACAGAGAGAACCAGGTGGGCAGGTCCAGGCCCTGTTCTCTGTGGGTCCAGTGACCCCCAGTGACAGGTGGAATTTCAGATGCTATGGATATTACAGGAAGAGACCCCAGGTGTGGTCACAGCCCAGTGACCACCTGGAGCTCCTAGTCCCAG GTGGCTCAGGGAAGCCCTCCCTCCTGATCCAGCAGGGCCCCATTGTGGGCTCTGGACAGAGCCTGACCCTCCAGTGTCACTCTGACATCGGCTATGACAGATTCATTCTGTCCAAGGACGGGGGACAGGACCTCCATCAGAGCTgtgtcctgcagccccaggctggccTCTCTCAGGCCGAATTCCACCTGGGCATTGTGAGCAGTACCCATGGGGGCCAGTACAGGTGCTACGGTGGATACAACCTCTCTTCTGAGTGGTCAGCCCCCAGCGACCCCCTGGACATCCTGGTGGCAG gaTGGCTCCCTGACAGACCCTCCCTCTCGGTGCAGCCAGGCCCCTCAGTGGCCTCAGGAGAGAAGGTGACCCTGCTGTGTCAGTCATGGAGCCCAAGCGACATTTTCTTTCTGTCCAAGGAGGGGGCAG GATCCCCTCTGACTCTGAGATCACAGTCCCAAGCTCAGCAGCACCAGGCAGActtctccatgggtcctttgaCCTCAGCCCATGGGGGGAACTATAGGTGCTACAGTGCAAACCACAGCAACCCCTACCTGTTGTCACAGCCCAGTGAGCCCCTGAAGCTCCTGGTCTCAG AGAGTCAGGCCCGCAAACCGGAAAGTGAGGGTCtctgtggggaggtg gtgtttgTTAAATGGCAATTTTGGCTCATTCATGTCATCACTCCTGCCCAAGGTGTCAAACAGCCCCTGAACATCCTGATTGGGGTCTCAGTGGCCCTCATCTTGctgttctccctcttcctcttcctcttcctccgaCATCGGTGTCAGAGCAAAGGCAGGACATTGG ATGCTGTCATAAAGGACCCACAGCCTGGGGAGAGTGTGGAGCTGGACCCTCAG